A portion of the Candidatus Omnitrophota bacterium genome contains these proteins:
- a CDS encoding YgiT-type zinc finger protein, whose protein sequence is MTCHVCGGVMKPALSDIPFKRGDHSMVIFKNLPVHQCENCREYLIEDSIMQRVDAILERSNAAAELEIVSFAA, encoded by the coding sequence ATGACTTGTCACGTATGCGGAGGCGTCATGAAACCGGCTTTGTCGGATATTCCGTTCAAAAGGGGAGACCATTCGATGGTCATCTTCAAAAATCTCCCTGTTCATCAATGCGAAAATTGCCGGGAATATTTAATTGAGGATTCCATTATGCAGCGAGTGGACGCTATTCTCGAACGCTCGAACGCAGCCGCCGAATTGGAAATCGTCTCTTTCGCGGCCTAA
- a CDS encoding PIN domain-containing protein, translated as MKKVKIFFDTNVLVYAHDEKSPFHEESADLLSCVFTGSVTGVVSEQNLLELYRVLTHPAAMSHLPFEPEQAASLIRRVYLEDAFEVVYTNRSVLQRCLELIVQHHVVTAKVFDMRLAAQVLESRVDYLATYNIGDFKGIQGIDSKTPKEILALF; from the coding sequence ATGAAGAAAGTTAAGATTTTTTTCGATACCAATGTTTTGGTTTATGCCCATGATGAAAAATCGCCATTTCACGAGGAATCGGCGGATTTGCTCAGTTGCGTTTTTACGGGTTCGGTAACAGGAGTTGTTTCCGAACAGAACTTGCTTGAATTGTATCGGGTTTTAACCCATCCAGCCGCTATGAGCCATTTGCCGTTCGAACCGGAACAGGCGGCGTCTTTGATTCGACGGGTTTATTTGGAGGATGCGTTTGAGGTGGTATATACAAACCGATCCGTCTTGCAAAGATGTTTGGAATTAATAGTACAACATCACGTAGTAACCGCTAAAGTGTTCGACATGAGACTGGCCGCTCAAGTTTTGGAATCCCGCGTCGATTATCTGGCTACCTATAACATAGGCGATTTTAAAGGAATTCAAGGAATTGATTCCAAGACGCCGAAAGAGATACTCGCTCTATTTTGA
- a CDS encoding DUF86 domain-containing protein has protein sequence MSPRSWRIRLNDILHAARKTIAHTQDMDFKQFCCDEWQVDAALHNFALIGEASRHIPDVIKTQYPDVAWEEMRDMRNVVIHEYFGVDLNVVWHTIQNDFPDLILQLERILKDIDL, from the coding sequence ATGTCGCCTAGATCGTGGCGCATTCGTTTGAACGATATTCTTCACGCCGCCCGAAAAACCATAGCCCACACTCAAGATATGGACTTCAAACAATTCTGCTGTGACGAATGGCAGGTTGACGCCGCACTCCATAATTTTGCCTTAATAGGCGAAGCATCGCGCCATATTCCCGATGTAATCAAGACGCAATATCCGGATGTCGCATGGGAAGAAATGCGTGATATGCGTAATGTGGTTATCCATGAGTATTTCGGAGTCGATTTGAACGTCGTATGGCATACAATTCAAAATGACTTTCCCGATTTGATCCTGCAACTGGAGCGGATTTTGAAAGATATAGATCTGTAA
- a CDS encoding type II toxin-antitoxin system HicB family antitoxin: MKYRAIIKKKDDWWIGWLVDLPEVNAQEKTRDELIESLRIGAEDMLDAAIPFERDAQMITVEVSERSWSASV, translated from the coding sequence ATGAAATATAGAGCCATCATAAAAAAGAAAGACGATTGGTGGATTGGCTGGTTAGTGGATTTGCCAGAAGTCAATGCGCAGGAAAAAACGCGGGATGAATTAATTGAATCTTTGCGCATCGGCGCGGAAGACATGCTGGACGCCGCCATCCCTTTCGAACGCGATGCGCAAATGATAACCGTTGAGGTATCGGAGCGTAGTTGGTCGGCCTCAGTATAA
- the accD gene encoding acetyl-CoA carboxylase, carboxyltransferase subunit beta — protein MAWFKKKNRFTPLAKNEKKKDLPSGIWRVCDQCGEYVTNEEIKRNLFICPKCDFYYTHPVEDRLRHILDDGSFLEFDERLASKNPLDFDGYDQKLQQAQKKTKRCEAAVTGFGKMNGMAVIAGVLDFSFMGGSMGSVVGEKFARAAERALHDSIPLVIVSTGGGGARMQEGMLSLMQMAKTSAAISRLKKEGIPYISVLANPTMGGVAASYAALGDIILAEPYALIGFAGPRVIEQTIGQQLPEGFQRSEFLLKHGMIDCIVERPMIPTVLKQLLRHAWYNRASLQIPQFDGTTGGVYAVTK, from the coding sequence TTGGCTTGGTTCAAAAAGAAGAATCGATTCACGCCTCTCGCCAAGAACGAGAAGAAAAAAGACTTGCCCAGCGGCATTTGGCGCGTCTGCGACCAATGCGGCGAATACGTTACCAACGAAGAAATCAAACGCAATCTATTCATCTGCCCTAAATGCGATTTTTATTATACGCACCCCGTCGAGGATCGTCTGCGCCACATTCTGGATGACGGTTCTTTTCTTGAATTCGACGAAAGACTCGCTTCCAAGAATCCGCTCGATTTCGACGGCTACGATCAGAAATTGCAGCAGGCGCAGAAGAAAACCAAACGCTGCGAAGCGGCGGTTACGGGATTCGGCAAGATGAACGGCATGGCCGTCATCGCCGGAGTGTTGGATTTCTCCTTTATGGGGGGCAGCATGGGTTCCGTCGTCGGCGAAAAATTCGCGCGGGCGGCGGAGCGCGCCTTGCATGACTCCATTCCCCTGGTCATCGTATCCACCGGCGGCGGCGGAGCGCGGATGCAGGAGGGGATGCTTTCCCTCATGCAGATGGCCAAAACCAGCGCCGCCATCTCCCGCTTGAAGAAAGAGGGCATTCCCTACATTTCCGTTCTAGCGAACCCGACCATGGGGGGCGTGGCGGCCAGTTACGCCGCGCTGGGCGACATTATCTTAGCGGAACCGTACGCCTTGATCGGTTTCGCGGGACCGCGAGTGATCGAACAGACCATCGGACAACAATTGCCGGAAGGCTTCCAACGTTCGGAATTTCTTTTGAAGCATGGCATGATCGATTGCATCGTCGAACGTCCGATGATCCCCACCGTATTGAAGCAATTGCTGCGGCACGCCTGGTACAACCGGGCGTCGCTGCAAATCCCCCAGTTTGACGGGACGACCGGGGGCGTTTACGCCGTTACGAAGTAA
- the purM gene encoding phosphoribosylformylglycinamidine cyclo-ligase, which produces MKQKSRYAESGVDIEAGDRVKKRIAELARHTHCDKVLHKDGAFGGLFALKGLKEKNPVLVSSVDGVGTKVKLACAAGRHKGIGADIVNHCINDILACGARPLFFLDYFACGRQNDEVVLQLIEGMSDACRAAGMALIGGETAQMPDVYAADEYDVAGTIVGVVDELEIINGKDIAPGDSILGLPSSGLHTNGYTLARKVLLEENGFRLDDIPKGLSKTLGEELLTPHRSYLNEFQKIRAVAPIKGVAHITGGGFEGNISRILPDNCQAAIHPNRWQTPQIFRLIQDLGRISWEEMHRVFNMGIGIVFILSARHEEKAKEVCPEAINIGEITAGSGVTLIRED; this is translated from the coding sequence ATGAAACAGAAGTCGCGTTATGCGGAATCCGGCGTAGATATTGAGGCGGGCGATCGAGTAAAAAAACGGATCGCCGAATTGGCCCGCCACACTCATTGTGACAAGGTTTTGCATAAGGACGGCGCTTTTGGAGGATTGTTTGCGCTTAAGGGCTTGAAGGAGAAAAATCCCGTTCTCGTATCCAGCGTGGACGGCGTAGGCACCAAGGTCAAACTGGCCTGCGCGGCGGGACGGCATAAGGGAATCGGCGCGGATATCGTCAATCATTGCATCAACGATATACTGGCCTGCGGAGCGCGGCCGCTCTTCTTTCTCGATTATTTCGCCTGCGGGCGGCAGAACGACGAGGTCGTGCTGCAACTCATCGAAGGCATGAGCGATGCCTGCCGCGCGGCGGGCATGGCGTTGATTGGCGGGGAAACCGCCCAAATGCCCGATGTCTACGCGGCGGACGAGTACGACGTTGCGGGAACCATCGTCGGCGTTGTGGACGAACTAGAGATTATCAACGGCAAGGATATCGCGCCCGGCGATAGTATCCTTGGACTGCCGTCATCCGGATTGCATACCAACGGCTATACGTTAGCGCGCAAGGTGTTGCTGGAAGAGAACGGCTTTAGATTGGACGATATTCCCAAAGGTTTGTCCAAAACGCTGGGCGAGGAGTTGCTGACGCCTCATCGATCCTACCTAAACGAATTCCAGAAAATCCGCGCCGTGGCGCCCATCAAGGGCGTCGCCCATATCACCGGCGGCGGCTTCGAGGGCAATATCTCCCGCATTCTGCCCGATAACTGCCAGGCGGCGATCCACCCTAACCGCTGGCAGACGCCGCAGATTTTTCGATTGATCCAGGATTTAGGCCGAATTTCCTGGGAAGAGATGCACCGCGTCTTCAACATGGGCATCGGGATCGTCTTCATCCTCTCGGCGCGTCATGAGGAGAAGGCGAAAGAAGTATGCCCCGAAGCGATTAACATCGGCGAAATTACAGCGGGTTCGGGAGTGACGTTGATTCGTGAAGATTGA
- a CDS encoding carboxypeptidase-like regulatory domain-containing protein, translating into MRSYMVLPIVLAIVVIVVIAVIVFMPSSNFDGKRSGAAAPPGSEQAASKDLQPGQQEGADSTAAPTGVEKKGATAGESPSALGEGGIVSGANATKTPLASAPGASSGISSASGASPTAGAQASGNIPLIQAIGGVVNDTKGFPLYNVRVEAAGYPSIVTANDGRFKIDGVKEQTITLTASREGYQTLRMDGARTGSMQLTLVLVKNGSLAGRVIDQFNEPVSAARIAMKTLEGIWSVELNADPGGRFEVTNAPDKTIHIQASQEGYTDEGEGSKEIQPPFSQEAILQLKQPAFSISGRVVMRDSNQGVARFNLSAKQQDAGSDRKVLTAVTDGSGYYQFEDLIRGSYLVSSLAKENASLNVVIPVDEDFKSVRVYEWDAKNIDFKAVSGRTIRGTVVDQNNRPISGANVTIAKLESVSAVSGSDGRFTISGAPVLTEQSPNYITLQLYATHPDYGAGLSDPLPNESAGQQLSDITITLHGNASLQGSVVDQRSVGVADAAVILQDLIQSKILETRTDASGAFVFDKVSTSDKPIAMFRGTHSLTVAKQGYAQSNQEVVLSAGQQQSITVKLQSSGTIQGRITDNSGKPLAGVQAKALHSQGGTTTAVSDAYGQYILPSLADGAYDLLFRLESSPPLSGALYQVPAGSPNVDIVLTPGEWVLAGTVVNNETDQPLKTYLVTIAGQPDKAAGRWFYQTRTFNSPDGTYQVTLTEPGNYMLTFSAEGYQPQEMPQRIGPDTMTSQYLNPRLSPISSVGGLTGTFIPPEGMELAGIEVLGVQSYPVSGNTFTLENIPAGKQNLLFRVREGNALAPMYYGVLQTIVIENVITPLGQIRGLDVSRSSYRPN; encoded by the coding sequence ATGCGTTCCTATATGGTTCTGCCTATTGTTTTGGCGATCGTCGTGATTGTCGTCATCGCCGTCATTGTTTTTATGCCATCGTCGAATTTCGATGGAAAAAGATCGGGGGCGGCTGCCCCGCCGGGAAGCGAACAAGCCGCATCAAAAGATTTGCAGCCGGGTCAACAAGAAGGCGCCGATTCGACGGCTGCGCCAACCGGCGTTGAAAAAAAAGGAGCCACCGCAGGCGAATCGCCTTCGGCTTTGGGAGAAGGCGGAATCGTTAGCGGCGCCAATGCAACCAAAACGCCGCTGGCTTCGGCGCCAGGAGCATCTTCCGGCATATCCTCCGCCTCCGGCGCATCGCCCACGGCGGGAGCGCAAGCGAGCGGAAACATTCCGCTTATTCAAGCCATAGGCGGCGTGGTCAACGATACGAAGGGATTTCCTCTTTATAACGTGAGAGTAGAGGCGGCGGGATATCCCTCGATCGTTACAGCCAACGACGGGCGTTTCAAAATCGACGGCGTCAAAGAACAAACCATAACGCTGACGGCGTCGCGAGAAGGGTATCAAACGCTGCGGATGGATGGCGCACGCACGGGATCGATGCAATTGACGTTAGTATTGGTGAAAAACGGCAGCCTGGCGGGACGGGTGATCGATCAATTCAACGAACCGGTATCCGCCGCACGCATCGCGATGAAGACGTTGGAGGGCATCTGGTCCGTCGAACTGAACGCCGATCCCGGCGGACGCTTCGAAGTGACGAATGCGCCCGATAAGACGATCCATATCCAGGCCAGCCAGGAAGGCTATACCGACGAGGGCGAAGGATCGAAAGAGATTCAACCTCCTTTTTCGCAAGAAGCGATTCTTCAATTGAAGCAACCGGCGTTTTCCATCTCCGGGCGAGTAGTAATGAGAGATTCGAATCAAGGAGTCGCCCGTTTCAATTTAAGCGCGAAGCAGCAGGATGCGGGCAGCGATCGAAAAGTATTGACGGCGGTTACCGACGGATCGGGGTATTACCAATTCGAAGATTTGATTCGCGGCTCGTATCTCGTGTCCAGTCTCGCCAAAGAGAACGCTTCGCTGAACGTCGTCATTCCCGTCGATGAAGATTTTAAGAGCGTCCGGGTATACGAATGGGATGCGAAGAATATCGATTTTAAAGCCGTATCCGGGCGTACGATTCGCGGAACCGTCGTCGATCAAAACAACCGGCCGATATCGGGAGCTAACGTTACCATCGCCAAGTTGGAATCGGTCAGCGCCGTCAGCGGCTCCGACGGACGCTTTACCATAAGCGGCGCTCCGGTATTGACGGAACAATCGCCGAATTACATTACGCTCCAACTTTACGCAACGCACCCGGATTACGGCGCGGGATTAAGCGATCCTCTGCCCAACGAATCCGCCGGGCAGCAGCTATCCGACATTACCATAACGCTGCACGGCAACGCATCGCTGCAAGGAAGCGTCGTCGATCAAAGAAGCGTGGGCGTCGCCGACGCCGCCGTCATTCTCCAGGATTTGATCCAATCCAAGATTTTGGAGACTCGGACCGATGCTTCCGGAGCATTCGTCTTCGATAAGGTTTCCACATCCGACAAGCCGATCGCCATGTTTCGCGGAACTCACAGCCTGACTGTTGCGAAGCAGGGTTATGCGCAATCGAATCAGGAAGTGGTTCTCTCGGCGGGACAACAACAATCCATTACGGTGAAATTGCAATCGTCTGGAACCATTCAAGGGCGGATAACCGATAACAGCGGCAAACCATTAGCGGGAGTGCAAGCAAAGGCGCTGCATTCGCAAGGAGGAACCACCACCGCCGTCAGCGACGCCTACGGCCAGTATATTCTGCCTTCGCTAGCGGATGGCGCCTACGATCTGCTTTTCCGGCTGGAATCGAGTCCGCCTTTGTCGGGCGCTTTGTACCAGGTACCCGCCGGTTCTCCCAATGTAGATATCGTATTGACGCCGGGAGAGTGGGTATTAGCGGGAACCGTAGTCAATAACGAGACCGATCAGCCGCTGAAAACCTATCTCGTTACTATAGCGGGTCAACCGGATAAAGCGGCGGGACGCTGGTTCTATCAAACCCGCACGTTCAATTCACCCGATGGAACTTACCAGGTTACGCTTACGGAACCGGGAAATTACATGTTGACTTTTTCCGCGGAAGGGTATCAGCCGCAGGAAATGCCACAACGCATCGGACCCGATACCATGACCTCGCAATATTTGAATCCCCGCTTGTCGCCAATCTCCAGCGTGGGCGGCTTGACGGGAACTTTTATTCCCCCGGAAGGCATGGAACTGGCCGGAATCGAGGTGCTCGGCGTGCAATCCTATCCCGTGAGCGGGAATACGTTCACGTTGGAAAATATTCCGGCAGGAAAGCAGAATCTGCTCTTCCGGGTGCGGGAAGGCAACGCCCTGGCGCCTATGTATTATGGCGTCTTGCAAACGATCGTCATAGAAAACGTAATCACGCCGTTGGGACAAATCCGCGGCCTGGATGTGAGCCGCTCGTCCTATCGACCAAACTAA
- a CDS encoding DUF4276 family protein, with protein sequence MTTIVFFLEEPSAREMLKGVLPRLLSSEYQVRFIYIIFQGKQDLEKNLEKRLRGWRTPNSVFVVLRDQDSGDCTKIKSNLIALCQKSGKDKILVRIACRELESFYLGDLEAVEKGLELSGLAHKQNNSKYRSPDNLNHPADELGDLTDKQYQKIAGSRAIAPYLKLEGNRSPSFNVLLSGIKNLLEV encoded by the coding sequence ATGACGACGATCGTGTTTTTTCTTGAAGAACCTTCCGCTCGGGAAATGCTCAAAGGGGTTTTACCACGTTTACTATCTTCGGAATACCAAGTGCGGTTCATATACATTATCTTCCAGGGCAAACAGGACCTTGAGAAGAACTTAGAAAAGCGCCTTCGCGGTTGGCGGACGCCTAATTCTGTTTTCGTTGTGTTAAGAGATCAGGACTCAGGAGATTGCACCAAGATAAAATCAAACCTGATTGCTCTTTGCCAAAAATCGGGAAAAGATAAAATCCTGGTGCGGATTGCTTGCAGGGAATTGGAGAGTTTTTATCTTGGGGATCTGGAGGCGGTAGAGAAAGGTCTTGAGTTATCTGGATTAGCCCATAAACAGAACAATAGTAAATATCGTTCTCCCGACAACCTTAACCACCCGGCGGACGAACTTGGCGATCTGACAGATAAACAATACCAGAAGATTGCAGGATCGAGAGCCATTGCTCCCTATTTGAAATTGGAAGGGAATCGCTCGCCTAGTTTCAATGTACTGCTGTCTGGAATAAAAAATCTATTGGAGGTTTAA
- a CDS encoding Gfo/Idh/MocA family oxidoreductase, whose product MNPSNPSKKRNSTTRRSFLKTAASVAAIGASDIQRYGYAAASDEIKIGLIGCGGRGSAAANDALDAEPGIKLVAMADIFEERLQKSLEGLRDRKPDQVAVDKDHCFVGFDGYQKVIDSGVDAVVIACTSIFHPKYVKAAIDAGKHVFAEKPHAIDPPGVRLAMETFDLAKKKKLCIVSGLIYRYVPAFRETMKRVLDGAIGDIVAIEENYLRTPYVLAPRQPSDKEIEYQFRNWYHFSWLSGDDILQSLVHNLDKAMWAMREEAPIKAHGVGGRSAAFGEIYGNVFDHYAVVYEYADGRKIYGFGRTQENCYTNTSDILIGTKGRCELMNGRITGETNWEYDGEKRDGYKVEHEELFKAIRSGNLIVNDYGVKSSMVGILGQMACYSGKQIGWDEALNSDFTFGPPTGDFKTKPPVLADAEGNYPVAVPGKTKVI is encoded by the coding sequence ATGAACCCATCCAACCCATCGAAAAAACGTAATTCCACAACTCGCCGGTCCTTTTTGAAGACGGCGGCATCCGTCGCCGCCATCGGCGCATCGGATATCCAACGTTACGGCTACGCCGCCGCCAGCGATGAAATCAAAATCGGCTTGATCGGCTGCGGCGGACGCGGCAGCGCCGCCGCCAATGACGCCCTGGACGCCGAACCGGGAATCAAATTGGTCGCCATGGCCGATATCTTCGAAGAGCGCTTGCAAAAGTCGCTAGAGGGATTGCGGGATCGCAAGCCCGATCAGGTCGCCGTTGACAAGGATCATTGTTTCGTCGGCTTCGATGGCTATCAAAAAGTCATCGACAGCGGCGTTGACGCGGTAGTGATCGCCTGCACCTCTATCTTCCATCCCAAGTACGTGAAAGCGGCTATCGACGCCGGAAAGCATGTCTTTGCGGAAAAACCTCACGCCATCGATCCTCCTGGCGTCCGGTTAGCCATGGAAACGTTCGATCTCGCCAAGAAGAAGAAACTCTGCATCGTTTCGGGATTGATTTACCGCTACGTCCCCGCCTTCCGCGAAACCATGAAGCGCGTTTTGGACGGCGCAATCGGCGATATTGTGGCCATTGAAGAGAATTATTTGCGTACGCCTTACGTTCTCGCTCCGCGCCAGCCCAGCGATAAGGAAATCGAATATCAGTTCCGCAATTGGTATCATTTTTCCTGGCTGTCCGGCGACGACATCCTTCAGTCGTTGGTGCATAATCTGGACAAGGCGATGTGGGCGATGCGCGAAGAGGCGCCGATCAAAGCGCACGGCGTAGGCGGACGCTCCGCCGCTTTCGGCGAGATATACGGCAACGTCTTCGATCATTATGCAGTAGTTTATGAATACGCCGACGGGCGCAAGATTTACGGCTTCGGCCGCACGCAGGAGAATTGCTACACAAACACGTCCGACATCCTGATCGGAACCAAAGGCCGCTGCGAATTGATGAATGGCCGGATCACCGGAGAGACCAATTGGGAATACGACGGAGAAAAGAGAGACGGCTATAAGGTCGAACATGAAGAACTGTTCAAAGCCATCCGCTCCGGCAATCTTATCGTGAACGATTACGGAGTGAAAAGTTCCATGGTCGGCATTCTAGGGCAAATGGCCTGCTATTCGGGAAAGCAAATCGGCTGGGACGAAGCGCTGAATTCCGATTTCACCTTCGGCCCGCCGACAGGCGATTTCAAAACCAAGCCCCCCGTCTTGGCGGATGCGGAAGGGAATTATCCCGTAGCGGTTCCGGGGAAGACGAAAGTGATTTGA
- a CDS encoding nucleotidyltransferase family protein — MQRQAVIDVLKTHRAELCEQGVKSLALFGSAARNEFLPGSDIDLLVEFNRPIGMFHFLRIRRRLSEILGCEVDLVTRPALREEMREEILREAVDVA; from the coding sequence ATGCAAAGGCAGGCTGTCATTGACGTTTTGAAAACTCATCGGGCGGAACTTTGTGAGCAAGGAGTGAAATCCTTGGCGTTGTTCGGTTCCGCCGCGCGTAACGAGTTTTTGCCCGGAAGCGATATCGATTTGCTGGTGGAGTTCAATCGTCCGATCGGCATGTTTCATTTTTTGCGCATACGGAGGCGGCTCTCGGAGATATTGGGATGCGAAGTCGATTTAGTTACTCGTCCCGCGCTGCGTGAGGAAATGCGCGAGGAGATTTTAAGGGAGGCGGTCGATGTCGCCTAG
- a CDS encoding AAA family ATPase yields MKIESMRLKNFKAFRDVTLTKIPSFCVFVGANGSGKSTLFSVFGFLRDAMTNNVETALLKMGGSRGFREVRSRNSGGPIEIELKFKEKPSSPLTTYFLKINEEKGHAVVEQEVLKYRRGSKGQPWQFLNFTRGTGTAVTNELDFVKDVKELRREKQDLKSPDILAIKGLAQFERFPAVVALGNLIENWHISDFHISKARPEQEAGYAEHLSREGENLSLVIQYLYQSHRKIFENILNRLRLRIPGLSNIDSKTTEEGRVLLKFKDGSFEDPFLARYVSDGTIKMLAYLTLLYDPKPYPLLCVEEPENQLYPQLLEELAEEFRAYAHRGGQVFVSTHSPNFLNAAELDEVFWLLKKDGYTTIKPAAENKQIAAYMQDGDKMGRLWDEGFFEGADPQ; encoded by the coding sequence ATGAAAATCGAATCTATGCGATTAAAAAATTTTAAAGCTTTTCGCGATGTGACGCTCACTAAAATTCCTTCCTTTTGCGTCTTCGTAGGGGCGAACGGCTCCGGAAAGAGCACACTATTTAGCGTATTTGGTTTTCTACGCGACGCAATGACGAATAATGTCGAAACCGCTCTATTGAAAATGGGCGGCAGCCGAGGATTTCGCGAAGTTCGCAGCCGCAATTCGGGTGGTCCTATCGAGATAGAACTGAAATTCAAAGAAAAACCTAGTAGTCCGCTTACAACATACTTTTTAAAAATCAATGAAGAGAAGGGACATGCGGTAGTAGAACAGGAAGTCTTGAAATATCGCCGAGGGAGCAAAGGGCAACCTTGGCAATTCTTGAATTTTACCCGGGGAACTGGTACAGCTGTTACAAATGAGTTGGACTTTGTTAAAGATGTCAAAGAACTTCGGCGCGAAAAACAGGACCTAAAATCGCCTGATATTCTAGCCATCAAAGGCTTGGCGCAATTCGAACGATTTCCCGCCGTGGTGGCGTTGGGAAACTTGATAGAAAACTGGCATATATCGGATTTTCATATTAGCAAAGCTCGGCCCGAACAAGAGGCTGGGTATGCAGAACATCTTTCGCGGGAAGGAGAAAACTTATCGCTTGTTATTCAATATCTTTACCAATCTCATCGAAAAATATTCGAGAATATTCTTAATCGTCTCAGACTGAGAATTCCTGGCCTATCAAATATAGATTCAAAAACAACTGAAGAGGGACGGGTTTTATTGAAGTTTAAGGATGGATCCTTTGAGGATCCTTTCCTGGCTAGGTACGTTTCCGACGGCACGATAAAAATGCTCGCCTATTTGACTTTATTATACGATCCCAAGCCGTATCCATTATTATGCGTGGAAGAACCGGAAAATCAGCTCTACCCGCAACTACTCGAAGAACTTGCCGAAGAGTTCCGCGCTTACGCCCACCGGGGCGGACAAGTTTTCGTTTCGACGCACTCGCCGAATTTCTTAAATGCGGCGGAACTCGATGAAGTGTTTTGGCTTTTGAAAAAAGATGGATATACAACAATTAAGCCCGCTGCCGAAAATAAACAAATCGCCGCTTATATGCAGGACGGCGACAAGATGGGACGCCTTTGGGATGAAGGTTTCTTTGAGGGAGCCGATCCTCAATGA